The sequence TCTAGAGCTGATCCCCAGTCTGCGACGACCGGATCAAAGCGTTATTACCATTCCTTTGCCAATTGTGCTACTTAACCAGACAGTATCATCGGCAAAGAATAGTGGTGTTATTACTGCTACCAAAGAGGCTGTTTGTTTGCCCTGTGATGTAGCCATTTTAATGTGCGACCCCGAATGGAAAATTAAAACAGGGGTGGAAATTATGGTGTTCATCCATCGCCCGCAGGAAGATTTTTCCGATTTGCTCAGTCGCTGGCGACAAACGCAGGTGTACCTTCACAAAAGCTATGAGTGGGTGATGCCCCCCCGCTACAAGCACGTGCTGAACGAGGAGGCGGAAAACATCCATCCCCTGTTTGTTGTTTTTGCCCAGACGCCGGAAAGGATTAAACGGGGATTAGCTGGAGCATATCTACCTTTTGTAGTTCAAACTCTAGACTCCGTTATCGACGAGGAAGAAATCCCATCCACCTTGTCTACCGAAAGTCCACCAGCGTAGCAAAAGTCAAAAGTCAAAAGAAAGAATTGAAAAATCTACTCTTTTTTTTGACTTTTGGGATCGAAGTCCCCCTTAAAAAGGGGGATTTAGGGGGATCTCCTTGTGGCGGTCAAGCATACGCACAGTATGGATAAGGAAAACATCAATGCTCCAAGCCATACCCAAAACAGTCACGTTTGATGAGTTCGTGGCCTGGTATCCAGAGAACTCTGTCCCCAGTTACGAACTACACAACGGAGTAATTGTGGAAATGTCTTTAGGAACTGGCGACCATTCCGACATTACAGGTTTCATCTCCGGTGAAATCAATTTTGAAATCAGACGACTGCAATTGCCTTACTCCATCCCCGGTGATTGCCTACTTAAACCCGCTCGTAACGAATCAGGTTATAAGCCAGATGTAATTGTCCTAGACCGAACCGCGCTCTTAAACGAATCGCGTTGGAAGAAAGAATCTATCATCACGATGGGGGCATCGGTGCGATTGGCTGTAGAGGTCGTCAGCACGAACTGGCGGGATGATTATTTTTTGAAAGCTTCCGACTATGAGGAAATGGGCATCTCCGAATACTGGATTGTGGACTACCTCGGTTTGGGTGGCCGCAAGTTTATCGGCAATCCCAAACAACCCACCCTCTCAGTTTATCAACTGGTAGACGAAGAGTATCAGGTCAAACAGTTTAGGGAAAGCGAGAGGGTTGAGTCGCTGGCTTTTCCAGAGTTGAACTTGACAGTCGAACAGATTTTTCGAGCCGGGGGGATCGAGGGGTTTGAAAACACGCACTAGGGAACTTCCCGCTCGACCCCTCTTCCCCTAGTCCCTAGCCCCGACGCTCTAGTCTCTATTTCACGAACTGGGGCATAATTTCTGCGGCTGTAAACAAACCGTAAATGCCGCGTCGATGCAAAGCTATGCCTGCTTTGAGATAACCAAATGCTGGGCCGCATACATTTGCTGCCATGCTGGTTTCGTCTCCCAGGGTGAAGGTATGGGTTGAAATTTTGCCTTCAAAGGTGCGACCTGTGACCTGGACGTTAGTGCTGAGGGGCTTTTTGGGATTGCGGGTATCGACTACGCCGCCTACTTGTACGCAGCTGCTAGAGCAAATTCCCGCCAGTTCTAAGATCAGATCGTCGGCGTGTTCCATATTTTCCAGTGTCAGTATACCATTTGTGCGATCGAGCAGTGCTTCCACTTCCTTATCTGTCATCGATCTTGCTCTTTCGACGCTATAACCGGGTAGATGGGCAATATCCTCGCGGATGGTAGAGCGGTAAGCCTCCCAGTTGGCAATTCCGACACCAAAAGTAATTTTGACGCTGTGAATTTCTGCGTAACTCTGGGCTGCTAGGGCAGCTGCTGCCGTTAACAGTCCCGGCGTGGCTCCACAACCTGTCATGTAAGTAATTCCAGCAGCTGCAAGCGCCTGTTTTAATCCGAGAAGCTGCTCGACGGCACTGGTGCGTTTTATGGCATCGACCAATACTCCTTGCCAACCAGATTCAATAAACTGACTCACTACAGAAGTGATAAAAGTATTTGGCAGGTTGGGCAAGGCTAAGAAATAGCCATCTACAGATGCTTGTTTGATTAAATCGTGAATACTGCGATCGCTTAAAGTACCTCCTGGTTCTACATATCCCAGAGAACCATGAGATTGGTAAGCTGCAATACAGACATTGGGATTTAACCCCTCACTGACATAAGCATAGCCTTCTCGATCTGCTGCCGCCACCCAGATCATTTCTCCTTTGGGCGCGAGTACTCTGCTGGCCGCTTGTCCCAAACCGCCAAAACCCAGCACTCCCACGCGAATCGGACTTCTGACTTGCTCTGCACTCATAGCGCCTGACCTTAATTAAGACAATCTTTAATTATCCAGGGTTATTTCCGCCCTGAAACACCGAACTGAGGCGAAACCCTGGTAATCCACGACAAACACCAGCTTGCGACCACCGGATTTTATCCCCCCAGGTATCTTGACGGCTGTGGCAAGTTAAGGGAAACTGACAAATAATTGAGGACTTAATCGCTTAATTAATAAGTTGTGTTAAGTTTTGATTCATTTTAGCGCCAATGGGTAAAGTGAATTAAAGAGAAGCTAGTTAGGATCTTGATGCAGAATCGCCTTCTTGCGAAGGCTAGAGCCTGCTACGAGATCGCCCAGGTCAAAAAGTCTTTCGGGTTCAGTTAAGAGCATGGAGACACTAGAGTTTGTAATTTATCCCGATGGTCGGGTAAAAGAAAAAGTTACTGGCATTGTTGGCTACTCGTGTGCTGAGGTGACTGCTGCTATTGAAGCTCAGCTCGGGCAGGTACTCAGCCAAGAGCAGACCTCGGAATATTTCGCGGCTGTGCTGCAACAGCCTGCAACAGCGACAGCGCAAGCCACTTTTAGCGAGTGGTAATTTTTTATCAATCTACAATTTAGTCACCAGAGGATAATATGTCACACTTTAGCCAAATCAAAACTCAGATCCGTAATCTTGCCTCTCTGCAAGCTGCTTTGACAGATTTAGGGATTGACTGGAAAGAAGGCCCTTGCCCGGTGCGGGGCTATCGGGGTCAAGCTGTTAATGCCGAAATTGCGATCGAGCAAAACAACGGTTACGACATCGGTTTTAGCTGGAACGGTAATGAGTACGAATTAGTTGCGGACTTGCAGTTTTGGCAGCAAGCGTCGTCTGTGGATAGGTTCCTGAGCAAGGTGACTCAGCGTTATGCTTTCCAGACTGTCATGAAGGAAACCGCTAAGCAAGGTTTCCAAGTTGCTGAACAACAACAAAATGAAGATGGTTCGATCCGATTGGTAGTGCAACGCTGGAGGAACTGATGTCCGACTTTTCGGGCTTACCAGCAAATGATCCCACAGATTTTTGTCTCCCAATGGAAGACAAAAATCTGGCTGGCGTCTCGCCAGCTTCCACAAGGTCTGGTTTGGAACCAGAACTGGGTGGTTTCTTTCGAGATGCGCCAGAGCGATCGGGTTTTGAGCCAGAACTGGGCGGGTCGCTGCGGCAGAAGGGGGTTTATGTAGATGAGATTACTTGCATCGGCTGTAAGCATTGCGCTCACGTCGCCCGTAACACCTTCTACATAGAACCCGATTATGGTCGTTCTCGTGTGGTTCGGCAGGATGGCGATGGGGAGGAGTTGATTCAAGAAGCGATCGATACTTGTCCGGTCGATTGCATCCACTGGGTAGACTACACAGAACTGAAAAATCTGGAAGCAGAGCGGGAGTATCAAGTAATACCGCCAGTTGTGGGATTTCCGATCGATCGCGCACTGCTTACTACCAAACGCCGTCAGCAAAAAGGGAAGGCAAACCGCAAATAAAGGCGGTACAACATGGATACAGGGAAGATTTATTCCTTATTCAGTCTGATACCCTTAATTCTGAGAGGGGCTGCTACATACAGCCTCTATTTTTATGAGTGTTGGCATTTTAAGCCATCATACCAAATCCGGGTTTGTTATCCCCTTTAATTTTTGGCCTAAACATTGTAGAGACGTTTCATGAAACGTCTCTACTATAGACATAAAGGCGGTAATCGTTGCGGATTTGGTATCATGGCTAAGATATCGTTGGAAATTCCTATTTATCTGGGAGGTTAGGCAAATTTTGACACTTTCCTTTGCAATGCGAATTTTAGTGCCAGTAGATGTTTTGGTTCGGGAACTGGACGGCGAATCGGTTATTCTCAATCTTAAGAGCGAACGTTATTTTGGCTTGGATGAGGTAGGCACCCGTATGTGGGCGGCTCTTTCTAGTTGCGATATGATACAGGATGCCTACGAATCTTTACTATCCGAATATGATGTAGATGCAGAACAGCTACGAGGGGACTTGTATCACTTGATCGAACAGCTGGTGGAGCATGGATTGGTAAATGTCAGCAGTCAATAGTTGGCGCAAGTTAAAAAAACTTTCTTTGTCAGAGCTAAATCTGCTGGTTCGATCGCTACTGCTGCTGCCGCTGACGGCTGTTTGTATAAAACTGTTTGGGTTTCGACGCCTGTATGCTGCGATCGCATTTCCCAACAAGAAATGGTATTATTCAGAACCGATAAAAAAAGATATTTACGTAATTACACGCATGGTATCGCTAGCAAGTAACCGGGGTTTATATCGCCCTAACTGCCTGCAAAAGTCTCTAGTTCTCTTGTGGTTACTGCGCTGTCAAGGTATTGAAAGCGACCTGCGTATAGGAGTACGCAAACAGGACGGCAGCCTGGAGGCTCATGCTTGGGTGGAGTACGAGGGTGATGTTTTAAATGACAGTAGTGATGTTGAGGAGCGTTTTGCGCCTTTTGCGGGTGCGATCGGGCCAGTGGGAGTGAAATCGTTATGAGCGGCATCGTCGGTATAATCAATTTGGACGGTGCTACAGTTGACCGACAGATGTTGCAGCAAATGACTGAATTCATGGCCTATCGAGGGCCGGACGATCGAGACATTTGGGTTGATGGTAATGTAGGATTTGGTCACGCGCTGCTGCGTACAACATCAGAATCGCTACGGGAACAGCAACCCTGTAGTCTTGATGGTGAGGTGTGGATTACTGCTGATGCACGCATTGATGGTAGAGCAGAACTGGTTGAAAAGTTGAACGGGAGTATCGATCTTAAAACGGTAACGGATGTAGAACTTATCCTCCGCGCTTATCAGGTTTGGGAAGAAGACTGCGTTAAACACCTGTTGGGAGATTTTGCTTTTGCCATTTGGGACTCAAGAGTGCAGCGGTTATTTTGCGCCAGAGATCATTTTGGGGTAAAACCGTTTTACTATGCTCGTGTAGGGAATAGCCTGATTTTTAGCAATACGCTAAATGGCGTAAGAATTCACCCACAAGTTTCGGATGAGTTAAACGATCTGGCTATTGCGGATTTTCTGCTGTTTGGTTATAACCAAGAGATAGATACAACTACTTTTGCAGATATTCAGCGTCTACCTCCCGCACACTGTTTAACTTTGTCACGAGAAACGCTACAATCCAAACGTTACTGGACGCTGCCTGTAGATGGGCATATCCGGTACAAAAAAGCAAGCGATTATGTGGATCGTTTCAAAGAACTATTGGGTGTGGCTGTAGAAGATAGACTTCGCAGTGACAGCGTAGGCGTTTTTATGAGTGGAGGACTCGACTCGACAACTATAGCAGCGACAGCAAAAGAAGCATTATCGAAACAGTCCAAAGCTTTTGACCTTAGAGCTTACACCACAGTGTTCGATCGCTTGATTCCGGATCGAGAACGTTATTATTCTGGACTGGCGGCAGAAGCTTTGGGTATTCCCATTCATTATCTAGTCGCAGACGACTACACCCTGTTTGAAAGGTGGGAACAACCCTTACTGCGGCGTCCAGAACCTACCGATGTTTCCTTCTTAGCCTTTTCAGTCGATCAATTTAAGCAAATTGCTACCCATTCGCGGGTGGTGCTGGATGGCAATGGCGGCGATCCTGTTTTATATTCTAGGGGAGCGTACTTTTACTTTGCCTATTTGGTGAAAAACCTGCAATTTCTAAGTTTGGGGGCAGAGTTAGTGCAGTACGTATTGTCTCACGGTCGCCTACCGCAACCGGGTTTGCGATCGCAAGTGAAACGTTGGCTGGGAATTAGTTCCTGGCGACCTCCCTATCCCAGTTGGATAAGCAAAGAATTATCACAAAGTCTTAATTTACACCAACGCTGGGAAAAACTGACTGGCGAGTCAGCGCCAATTCACCCTATCCGCCCAGAGGCATACGAACAGCTTACAGCACCATTGTGGCCGTACCTTTTTGAAAGCCGAGATCCAGGAGTAACTGGTATTCCTGTAGAGGTGCGGTATCCGTTTTTCGATCTGCGTCTGGTAAATTACTTATTAGCAATTCCGCCAGTACCTTGGTTTTTGCATAAGGAACTGGTGCGGGTGGCGATGGCAGGGATTTTACCGGAATCGGTGCGTCTGCGTCCTAAGACGCCTCTAGTTGGCGACCCTTTGCGGGAACTTTTGCAGCAACCGAGAGGCCAATGGATGGAGCAATTTAAGCCTACATCAGAGTTGGCTGAATATGTGAATCGAGATGCTGTAGGGCTGATTTCCGAAATAAACTCGCATATAAGTGAAGTATGGCTCAACCTACGTCCGCTAAATCTCGATCTCTGGTTGCAAAATTTGGAAAACAATCAAAATCAAATTGATACAGGAGAGAAACTATGCACTCAGAAAGCATGAAGCCAAACACCAATAAATCTGAAAAACAGGTTTATCGCAGCCCTAAACTGTTTGTCTATGGCGACATCCGCGAACTTACAATGTCCACTAGCACTGCTGGGCCAACACTAGATAATCCAAACGGCCCAGCTAAGAGTAAAGCTTAGATTGGATAACTGGGATCTCAGAGTTTGAATGCCATCTGTCTAATTTCTGGCCCAAATAATGGCAACTTTGACTGCTTCGTTATAGCAACCGCATTGCCCTCAATAATAAGGTGTCATTTCTCTACTTTGCATTTGGTCTGGGTCTGGCTTCTAATCAATTCATCCCAGGCTTAGTAGCTTTACAAGCTATACCTGTAGTGGATGTGCAAGTGTGGCTGCATTTGTTGCCGCTTTGGCTGGAGGAAATTCCAGAAGAGAAGCAACAAGTATGGTACGTTAGCTCGTATCGAGACGATCGCTCAATGCCTGTTATGAGGGCGTGGAAATTGAGAGATGGCGCTTACTTTCGAGTTTTATATAGCGATCGCACTCAGTTCATTATTAACCGCGCAGGGACGGAAATTTGGGCGACTTGGCCCGATAATTTAACGCTGGAAGATACGGCAACTTACCTTTTGGGGCCAATAATAGGGTTCCTGCTGCGTTTGCGGGGTGTTACTTGTCTGCACGCCAGTGCTGTGGCAGTTGGGGATAAGTGTTTGGCTATAATTGGCCAAAGCGGTGCGGGTAAATCTACAACGGCAGCGGCTTTCGCTAAAGCTGGTTTTGCTATTTTAGCCGACGATGTAGTGGCGCTGTTAGATGGGAATACTGGGTTGAGTGTCCAGCCTGCTTATCCGCGTTTGCGACTGTGGGGGGAGTCAGTAAAAGCTTTATACGGTTCGCCGGATAGCTTGCCCCTGCTAACGCCAAACTGGAATAAACGATATCTCGATTCTCGTTACGGGTTGCAATTTCAGCCTTCACCGCTGCCTTTGGGTGCTATTTATATACTGAGCGATCGCATTACCTCTCCTGCTGCACCCTTCATTGGAACAGTGTCTGCCCATACTGGTTTAATTAGTTTAGTGGCAAACACCTATGCAAGCACTTTAATAGATAAATCAATGCGCGGCCAAGAATTTGACTTGTTGAGTCGAGTTGTGAATAAACTCCCATTGCGGCGAGTCACGCCTCACGCAGATCCAGCCTATCTATCAAAACTCTGCGATCTGATCTTAGAGGATTTTCAGGCGATCGCGAATGCAAAATGAGTAATTACCAATCATCAATTACCAATAGACATCTCCAGAAAACATTGTATTGATTTGTAGTATTTTGTAGGGGCGAAGCATTTGGGGGAGAATTTGACGGAAAAATTAGAGATCTGGATATCCCAAATGCTTCGCCCTGCCCCGAACAGTGAGCCATAATTTATTTTTTGGAGATGTCTAATGTATAGTATTCTCGGATATGGTAGCATGATTGCGGACAAGGGGCGAATGGATGCCTACGTCAAAGCACTGCGCCAAGCTGTAAAACCGGACTCAGTGGTAGTCGATATTGGGACGGGTACAGGAATTTTTGCCTTGCTTGCTTGTCAGTTTGGTGCTAAAAAAGTTTATGCTATTGAACCTAGCGATACTATTCAAGTCGCAAGAGAAATTGCGTATGTAAATGGCTATGCTGACCGGATTCAGCTTATCCAAAAACTATCAAGCCAGGTAGAATTGCCGGAATTAGCTGATGTAGTAATCTCAGATATACGCGGCGTATTGCCACTTTTTAAACAGCACATACCATCTATTGTTGATGCTAGAAAACGGTTGCTTGCGCCCGGTGGAATAATGATTCCCCAGCGCGATACTTTGTGGGCGGCTGTCGTGGAAGTACCCCATTTGTACAATCGGATCGTATCGGCTTGGGATGATAGCGAATATGGATTTGATATGAAGGCGGCACGACAAATTGTAACTAATATTTGGAGTAAAGGTTGGGTAGCACCAGCACAACTTTTAACGACACCGCAATCTTGGGCAATATTAGATTATACTACGATCGAAAGTCCCGATATTAGTGCCGAAATAAATTGGGATGTGGCGAGAAGTGGAACGGCTCACGGGTTAAGTGTTTGGTTTGATGCTACTCTGGCAGAAGGCATAAGCTTTTCCAATGCGCCAGGGATGCCTGAATTAATCTACAGTATTGCTTTTTTTCCTTGGACTGAGGCAGTTCTTCTTCGTGTTGGGGATAAAGTGTCTGTTACTTTGCAGGCAAATTTGGTTGGTGAAGACTATGTTTGGCGTTGGAATACTTGTGTGCTAGAAGGAGATAATCCAGAGAAGGTAAAAGCTAAATTTCAGCAATCTACGTTTTTTGGAATCCCACTTTCGCCAGCACAACTGCGTAAGACTGCTGCTAACTATGTGCCGACGCTTAATGAGGATGGAGAGATCGATCGACTAATTGTGGAATTTATGAGTAGCGGTATGGCGTTAGGCGATATTGCCAATCGAGTTAAGGATAAATTTCCCAGTCGCTTTCGGAATTCGCAGGAGGCTTTGACGCGGATCGGCGATATCTCTAAAAAGTATAGCAAATAGTC comes from Argonema galeatum A003/A1 and encodes:
- a CDS encoding Uma2 family endonuclease, giving the protein MLQAIPKTVTFDEFVAWYPENSVPSYELHNGVIVEMSLGTGDHSDITGFISGEINFEIRRLQLPYSIPGDCLLKPARNESGYKPDVIVLDRTALLNESRWKKESIITMGASVRLAVEVVSTNWRDDYFLKASDYEEMGISEYWIVDYLGLGGRKFIGNPKQPTLSVYQLVDEEYQVKQFRESERVESLAFPELNLTVEQIFRAGGIEGFENTH
- the bioU gene encoding (S)-8-amino-7-oxononanoate synthase BioU yields the protein MSAEQVRSPIRVGVLGFGGLGQAASRVLAPKGEMIWVAAADREGYAYVSEGLNPNVCIAAYQSHGSLGYVEPGGTLSDRSIHDLIKQASVDGYFLALPNLPNTFITSVVSQFIESGWQGVLVDAIKRTSAVEQLLGLKQALAAAGITYMTGCGATPGLLTAAAALAAQSYAEIHSVKITFGVGIANWEAYRSTIREDIAHLPGYSVERARSMTDKEVEALLDRTNGILTLENMEHADDLILELAGICSSSCVQVGGVVDTRNPKKPLSTNVQVTGRTFEGKISTHTFTLGDETSMAANVCGPAFGYLKAGIALHRRGIYGLFTAAEIMPQFVK
- a CDS encoding DUF2997 domain-containing protein → METLEFVIYPDGRVKEKVTGIVGYSCAEVTAAIEAQLGQVLSQEQTSEYFAAVLQQPATATAQATFSEW
- a CDS encoding DUF1257 domain-containing protein; protein product: MSHFSQIKTQIRNLASLQAALTDLGIDWKEGPCPVRGYRGQAVNAEIAIEQNNGYDIGFSWNGNEYELVADLQFWQQASSVDRFLSKVTQRYAFQTVMKETAKQGFQVAEQQQNEDGSIRLVVQRWRN
- a CDS encoding ferredoxin, producing MEDKNLAGVSPASTRSGLEPELGGFFRDAPERSGFEPELGGSLRQKGVYVDEITCIGCKHCAHVARNTFYIEPDYGRSRVVRQDGDGEELIQEAIDTCPVDCIHWVDYTELKNLEAEREYQVIPPVVGFPIDRALLTTKRRQQKGKANRK
- a CDS encoding PqqD family protein, which encodes MTLSFAMRILVPVDVLVRELDGESVILNLKSERYFGLDEVGTRMWAALSSCDMIQDAYESLLSEYDVDAEQLRGDLYHLIEQLVEHGLVNVSSQ
- a CDS encoding lasso peptide biosynthesis B2 protein, whose product is MSAVNSWRKLKKLSLSELNLLVRSLLLLPLTAVCIKLFGFRRLYAAIAFPNKKWYYSEPIKKDIYVITRMVSLASNRGLYRPNCLQKSLVLLWLLRCQGIESDLRIGVRKQDGSLEAHAWVEYEGDVLNDSSDVEERFAPFAGAIGPVGVKSL
- a CDS encoding asparagine synthase-related protein translates to MSGIVGIINLDGATVDRQMLQQMTEFMAYRGPDDRDIWVDGNVGFGHALLRTTSESLREQQPCSLDGEVWITADARIDGRAELVEKLNGSIDLKTVTDVELILRAYQVWEEDCVKHLLGDFAFAIWDSRVQRLFCARDHFGVKPFYYARVGNSLIFSNTLNGVRIHPQVSDELNDLAIADFLLFGYNQEIDTTTFADIQRLPPAHCLTLSRETLQSKRYWTLPVDGHIRYKKASDYVDRFKELLGVAVEDRLRSDSVGVFMSGGLDSTTIAATAKEALSKQSKAFDLRAYTTVFDRLIPDRERYYSGLAAEALGIPIHYLVADDYTLFERWEQPLLRRPEPTDVSFLAFSVDQFKQIATHSRVVLDGNGGDPVLYSRGAYFYFAYLVKNLQFLSLGAELVQYVLSHGRLPQPGLRSQVKRWLGISSWRPPYPSWISKELSQSLNLHQRWEKLTGESAPIHPIRPEAYEQLTAPLWPYLFESRDPGVTGIPVEVRYPFFDLRLVNYLLAIPPVPWFLHKELVRVAMAGILPESVRLRPKTPLVGDPLRELLQQPRGQWMEQFKPTSELAEYVNRDAVGLISEINSHISEVWLNLRPLNLDLWLQNLENNQNQIDTGEKLCTQKA
- a CDS encoding serine/threonine protein kinase, which codes for MSFLYFAFGLGLASNQFIPGLVALQAIPVVDVQVWLHLLPLWLEEIPEEKQQVWYVSSYRDDRSMPVMRAWKLRDGAYFRVLYSDRTQFIINRAGTEIWATWPDNLTLEDTATYLLGPIIGFLLRLRGVTCLHASAVAVGDKCLAIIGQSGAGKSTTAAAFAKAGFAILADDVVALLDGNTGLSVQPAYPRLRLWGESVKALYGSPDSLPLLTPNWNKRYLDSRYGLQFQPSPLPLGAIYILSDRITSPAAPFIGTVSAHTGLISLVANTYASTLIDKSMRGQEFDLLSRVVNKLPLRRVTPHADPAYLSKLCDLILEDFQAIANAK
- a CDS encoding 50S ribosomal protein L11 methyltransferase, whose product is MYSILGYGSMIADKGRMDAYVKALRQAVKPDSVVVDIGTGTGIFALLACQFGAKKVYAIEPSDTIQVAREIAYVNGYADRIQLIQKLSSQVELPELADVVISDIRGVLPLFKQHIPSIVDARKRLLAPGGIMIPQRDTLWAAVVEVPHLYNRIVSAWDDSEYGFDMKAARQIVTNIWSKGWVAPAQLLTTPQSWAILDYTTIESPDISAEINWDVARSGTAHGLSVWFDATLAEGISFSNAPGMPELIYSIAFFPWTEAVLLRVGDKVSVTLQANLVGEDYVWRWNTCVLEGDNPEKVKAKFQQSTFFGIPLSPAQLRKTAANYVPTLNEDGEIDRLIVEFMSSGMALGDIANRVKDKFPSRFRNSQEALTRIGDISKKYSK